From the Carya illinoinensis cultivar Pawnee chromosome 4, C.illinoinensisPawnee_v1, whole genome shotgun sequence genome, one window contains:
- the LOC122306850 gene encoding peroxidase 3-like, producing MYIGVASYKSSSNCSNSGSLKMGVMRYVAIMFIGVLGYVVCSEAQLQPGFYSKSCPKAEKIVQDFVHEHIHNAPSLAAAFLRMHFHDCFVRGCDASLLLNSTSSNQAEKSGGPNLSLRGFDFIDRVKSLLEAECPGIVSCADTVALVARDSVVATGGPFWKVPTGRRDGTISMASEALANIPAPTSNFSNLQTHFGNKGLDLKDLVLLSGAHTIGITRCSSIANRLYNFTGVGDQDPALDSEYAANLKARKCKTPTDNTTLLEMDPGSHRTFDLSYYSLVLKRRGIFQSDAALTTNPTSKSYITQLLQGPLEDFYSEFAKSMEKMGRVNVKTGTEGEIRKHCAVVNS from the exons ATGTACATTGGCGTTGCTTCCTACAAAAGTTCAAGTAATTGCAGTAATTCAGGCAGCTTGAAAATGGGAGTGATGCGTTATGTTGCTATCATGTTCATTGGTGTCTTAGGATATGTAGTTTGTTCAGAAGCTCAACTGCAGCCGGGTTTTTACTCTAAGAGCTGCCCAAAAGCCGAGAAGATTGTTCAAGACTTCGTCCATGAACACATCCATAATGCTCCATCTTTGGCAGCTGCCTTCCTAAGAATGCACTTCCATGACTGCTTTGTCAGG GGTTGTGATGCATCTTTACTTCTGAACTCGACGTCGAGCAACCAAGCTGAGAAGTCTGGCGGTCCAAATCTATCGCTCAGAGGTTTTGACTTCATTGACAGAGTGAAGAGCCTTCTTGAAGCCGAATGTCCTGGCATAGTTTCTTGTGCAGATACAGTTGCTTTGGTTGCAAGAGATTCTGTTGTGGCCACC GGAGGGCCATTTTGGAAAGTTCCAACTGGTCGAAGAGATGGGACAATCTCTATGGCCTCAGAAGCGCTGGccaacatcccagctccaactAGCAACTTCTCCAACCTCCAAACACACTTTGGTAACAAGGGTCTTGATTTAAAAGACTTGGTCTTGCTCTCTG GAGCCCACACCATTGGCATTACTCGTTGTTCATCCATCGCTAACCGACTCTACAATTTCACTGGGGTGGGAGATCAGGACCCAGCTCTGGACAGTGAATATGCTGCCAATCTCAAGGCAAGAAAGTGCAAAACTCCTACAGATAATACAACTCTTCTTGAAATGGATCCAGGAAGCCACAGAACATTTGACCTTAGCTACTACAGTCTCGTGCTAAAGAGAAGGGGCATATTCCAATCAGATGCTGCTTTGACTACCAACCCCACTTCTAAGTCTTATATCACCCAACTGCTTCAAGGACCGCTTGAAGATTTCTACTCCGAGTTTGCGAAGTCTATGGAGAAAATGGGTCGGGTCAACGTCAAGACCGGGACAGAGGGCGAGATAAGAAAGCACTGTGCAGTGGTTAATAGTTGA